Proteins from one Terriglobia bacterium genomic window:
- the tdh gene encoding L-threonine 3-dehydrogenase, whose amino-acid sequence MSDTMLAVVKPEAAPGADIRQMPIPQFGPDDVLVKVKVASVCGTDLHIYNWDQWAQNRIKPPLIPGHEFCGHVVARGKNVTAVKEGDFVSAEMHVACGKCYQCRTGEAHICQHVKIIGVDANGAFAEFVVIPESNIWQIDPAVPADYASVLDPLGNAFHTVLAGDIATKTVAVIGCGPIGLFAIAVSRACGASEVFALEINEHRRKLAEKMKADIVLNPAKDDVYQRVMDVTGHTGVDVVLEMSGHPDAIRLGFKILRLGGRVSLLGIPSRPMELNLSEDIIFKGARVQGINGRLMYKTWYQMNAMLKAHKLDLDPVITDRMALADFSKGMDRLKSGEASKILLYPNGVSSK is encoded by the coding sequence ATGTCTGACACCATGCTTGCCGTAGTGAAACCGGAGGCCGCGCCGGGAGCCGACATCCGCCAGATGCCCATCCCGCAATTTGGCCCGGACGACGTCCTGGTGAAAGTGAAAGTGGCCTCCGTCTGCGGCACGGACCTGCACATTTACAACTGGGACCAGTGGGCGCAGAACCGCATCAAGCCGCCGCTGATTCCCGGGCACGAATTTTGCGGGCACGTGGTGGCCCGGGGCAAGAACGTGACGGCGGTGAAGGAAGGCGACTTTGTCTCCGCGGAAATGCATGTGGCCTGCGGCAAGTGCTACCAGTGCCGCACCGGCGAAGCCCACATCTGCCAGCACGTGAAGATCATTGGCGTGGACGCCAACGGCGCCTTCGCCGAATTTGTGGTCATCCCTGAATCCAACATCTGGCAGATTGACCCCGCCGTTCCCGCCGACTACGCCAGCGTGCTTGACCCGCTGGGCAACGCCTTCCACACCGTGCTGGCCGGCGATATCGCCACCAAGACGGTGGCGGTGATTGGCTGCGGGCCGATTGGGCTGTTTGCCATCGCCGTCTCGCGCGCCTGCGGCGCCAGCGAAGTCTTTGCACTGGAGATCAACGAGCATCGCCGCAAGCTGGCGGAGAAGATGAAGGCGGACATCGTGCTCAATCCGGCCAAAGACGACGTCTACCAGCGCGTGATGGACGTGACCGGCCACACCGGCGTGGACGTGGTGCTGGAAATGTCCGGCCACCCCGACGCCATCCGCCTGGGCTTCAAGATCCTGCGGCTGGGCGGGCGCGTTTCGCTGCTGGGGATTCCTTCGCGCCCCATGGAACTGAATCTGTCAGAAGACATCATCTTCAAAGGCGCGCGCGTGCAGGGCATCAACGGGCGGCTGATGTACAAGACCTGGTACCAGATGAACGCCATGCTCAAGGCCCACAAGCTGGACCTGGATCCGGTAATCACCGACCGCATGGCGCTCGCCGACTTCAGCAAAGGCATGGACCGGCTGAAGAGCGGCGAAGCCAGCAAGATTTTGCTGTATCCGAATGGAGTGAGCAGCAAATAG
- a CDS encoding efflux RND transporter periplasmic adaptor subunit produces MSARNKFFAVLGLLLVAAAIYYFFAADHSSDLVLVGTVDANQVVVSPKMAGRIARLAVDEGTEVTAGQTVAVLDAEELTADRQAAQAQLASLRHQVAQTRATKDQTAGETSSGVVNAQARLRAAQATLAQAQADLVRIESDTKRSVTLAAQGVAPQQQADDAQAQLKAQQALVRAVEDQLNAAKADLETARAHTLLANAAQSTAASTRAQQLNAQAQLEAAEARLGYTKVVSPVNGTVTIRAAREGEVVTLGQPIVIITDLSDTWVRAAVPETESVHIAIGDQLNVRLPSGDIVSGKVIYKAPEADFATQRDVSRRKRDIKTIALKLSVDNSKKNLVPGMTAEVLVPKSKVGGS; encoded by the coding sequence GTGAGCGCGCGCAACAAATTCTTCGCCGTCCTCGGCCTGCTGCTGGTGGCCGCGGCCATCTACTACTTTTTCGCCGCGGACCATTCTTCTGACCTGGTGCTGGTCGGCACAGTGGACGCCAACCAGGTGGTGGTCAGTCCCAAGATGGCCGGCCGCATCGCGCGCCTGGCCGTGGATGAAGGCACGGAAGTAACAGCCGGACAGACCGTTGCCGTACTGGACGCGGAGGAATTGACTGCGGACCGCCAGGCCGCGCAGGCCCAGTTGGCCAGCTTGCGCCACCAGGTAGCGCAAACGCGCGCCACCAAAGACCAGACTGCGGGTGAAACTTCCAGCGGCGTAGTCAACGCCCAGGCCCGGTTGCGCGCCGCGCAAGCCACGCTGGCCCAGGCGCAAGCCGATCTGGTCCGCATCGAGAGTGACACTAAGCGATCGGTGACACTTGCCGCACAAGGAGTGGCCCCGCAACAGCAAGCTGACGACGCACAGGCCCAGTTGAAGGCCCAGCAGGCATTGGTCCGCGCGGTGGAGGACCAGTTGAACGCCGCCAAGGCTGACCTGGAGACCGCGCGGGCACACACGCTCCTGGCCAATGCAGCGCAGAGCACGGCGGCTTCGACCCGGGCACAGCAGCTCAACGCGCAGGCGCAGCTGGAAGCCGCTGAGGCCCGGCTGGGATACACCAAGGTGGTTTCGCCGGTGAACGGCACGGTCACCATCCGCGCGGCGCGTGAAGGCGAAGTGGTCACGCTGGGCCAGCCCATCGTGATCATCACCGACTTGAGCGATACCTGGGTGCGCGCGGCGGTCCCCGAGACCGAATCCGTGCACATTGCCATCGGCGACCAGCTCAACGTGCGCCTTCCTTCCGGTGACATCGTGTCCGGCAAGGTGATTTACAAGGCTCCGGAAGCCGACTTCGCCACGCAGCGCGACGTGAGCCGCCGCAAGCGCGACATCAAAACCATCGCCCTGAAGCTCAGCGTGGACAACAGCAAGAAGAACCTGGTTCCGGGCATGACCGCGGAAGTGCTGGTCCCGAAGTCGAAAGTCGGGGGCTCCTGA
- a CDS encoding TetR/AcrR family transcriptional regulator — MVSLAKSRRSGSRGEPEKTRAAILKAALEEFSHEGAAGARTDQIARRAGVNKALLYYYFKDKEGLYAAALEQVFSGLHQRVMAILNRDDLPPRAKLLQYVEAHFDYIASHSVYPRLVQREFMRSAGRTLSPVASRILERYGKPIYQKLEDLIRDGIKSADFRKVDPVQTLTSILGTIVFYFISIPAQQVMRAGDPASPERIAARRIAVLDFVSSALFAPATGSASAKEKGKPQ, encoded by the coding sequence ATGGTTTCTCTCGCCAAATCTCGCCGGTCCGGCTCGCGTGGCGAACCGGAAAAGACGCGCGCCGCCATCCTCAAGGCCGCGCTGGAAGAGTTTTCGCATGAAGGCGCCGCCGGCGCCCGCACTGACCAGATCGCCCGCCGCGCCGGCGTGAACAAAGCCCTGCTCTACTACTACTTCAAAGATAAGGAAGGCCTGTACGCCGCTGCGCTGGAGCAGGTTTTCAGCGGGCTGCACCAGCGGGTGATGGCCATTTTGAATCGCGACGATCTGCCGCCGCGCGCCAAGCTCCTGCAATACGTGGAAGCGCATTTCGATTACATCGCCAGCCACTCGGTGTATCCAAGGCTGGTCCAGCGCGAATTCATGCGCTCCGCCGGACGGACGCTCTCTCCCGTGGCCAGCCGCATCCTGGAACGCTACGGCAAACCGATCTATCAGAAGCTGGAAGACCTGATCCGCGACGGCATCAAGTCCGCGGACTTCCGCAAGGTTGATCCGGTGCAGACGCTCACGTCCATCTTGGGGACCATCGTGTTCTACTTCATCAGCATTCCCGCGCAGCAAGTGATGCGCGCGGGCGACCCGGCGTCACCGGAGCGGATCGCGGCGCGGCGCATCGCGGTGCTGGATTTTGTTTCGTCCGCCCTGTTCGCACCCGCGACGGGTTCGGCCTCCGCCAAAGAGAAAGGCAAGCCGCAGTGA
- a CDS encoding ATP-binding cassette domain-containing protein, producing the protein MEDVKAIRVVDIVKRYGNFTAVDGVSFDVAEGEIFGLLGPNGAGKSTLIRMMTTLLDITSGSAFVEGFDVSKDPDKARRSIGVIPQAMTSDGDLTVWENLSIYSKLYGIPAAVRKQSIDELLELVDLTQWRDAPARNLSGGMRRRLEIARGLVHRPRIFFLDEPTTGLDPVSRVAVWEMIGAIKQKRNLTVLITTHYMDEADRLCDRIAIVDHGKLVALDSLRALKASIPGSSVIEAQFLNAPEDWQGELSQLAGVNSVQPEGASMYRILTDDGPRTTTALVETAVRAKVEVKSLTVQSTTLDDVFVHYTGRQLRDQLADAPLYQSPVAWGK; encoded by the coding sequence ATGGAGGACGTGAAGGCCATCCGCGTGGTGGACATTGTCAAACGCTACGGAAACTTCACGGCGGTGGACGGTGTCTCTTTCGACGTGGCGGAAGGCGAAATCTTTGGGCTGCTGGGACCAAACGGCGCGGGCAAATCCACGCTCATCCGCATGATGACCACGCTGCTGGATATCACCAGCGGCTCGGCGTTTGTTGAAGGATTTGACGTGAGCAAAGACCCGGACAAAGCGCGGCGCTCCATCGGCGTGATTCCCCAGGCCATGACCAGCGATGGCGACCTCACGGTGTGGGAAAACCTGAGCATTTATTCCAAACTGTACGGGATTCCGGCGGCCGTCCGGAAACAATCCATTGATGAACTGCTGGAACTGGTGGACCTGACGCAATGGCGCGACGCGCCGGCGCGCAATCTTTCCGGAGGCATGCGGCGGCGGCTGGAGATCGCGCGCGGGCTGGTGCACCGGCCGCGCATCTTCTTTCTTGACGAGCCCACCACCGGCCTGGACCCGGTGTCGCGCGTGGCGGTGTGGGAGATGATTGGCGCCATCAAACAGAAACGCAACCTGACCGTCCTGATCACCACGCATTACATGGATGAAGCCGACCGCCTCTGCGACCGCATCGCCATTGTGGACCACGGCAAGCTGGTGGCGCTGGATTCTCTGCGCGCGCTCAAGGCCAGCATTCCCGGCTCCAGCGTGATTGAAGCGCAGTTCCTGAACGCTCCTGAAGACTGGCAGGGCGAGCTGTCGCAGTTGGCGGGCGTCAATTCCGTACAGCCGGAAGGCGCCAGCATGTACCGCATCCTCACCGACGACGGCCCGCGCACCACCACCGCGCTGGTGGAAACCGCGGTCCGCGCCAAGGTGGAAGTGAAATCACTCACGGTGCAGTCCACCACATTGGATGACGTGTTCGTCCACTACACTGGCCGCCAGTTGCGCGACCAACTGGCTGACGCGCCGCTCTACCAGTCGCCCGTGGCCTGGGGGAAGTGA
- a CDS encoding glycine C-acetyltransferase, which translates to MPTTTSSRPQLSYLADQMNELKQKGTHFKLRVLEDAQAPECTVDGKHVINLASNNYLGLTTHPKLREAALAAIKKFGVGSGAVRTVSGTMSIHMELEEKIARFKGTEACVVFQSGFAANAGTVSAILGPDDFIISDALNHASIIDGARLSRAKIKVFRHKDVAHAEELLKEVAGEPGHKLIITDGVFSMDGDIGPLPALCDLADKYGAIMMIDDAHSSGVLGRNGRGTVDHFGVHGRVDVQVGTLSKAIGALGGYVCGSKDLIDFLYHRARPFLFSTSHPPSVAATCIAAFDVLESEPELMDKLWANTRFFKKELGLLGFNIGGGNTPASETPITPVIVGEGKLAMDFSRELFNEGVFVPGIAFPTVAEGKARLRTIMTATHTKDQLTKALEVLKKVGTRMGIIS; encoded by the coding sequence ATGCCGACCACAACATCCTCCCGTCCACAATTGTCGTATCTCGCCGACCAGATGAACGAGCTCAAGCAGAAGGGCACGCACTTCAAGCTGCGCGTTCTGGAAGACGCGCAAGCGCCGGAGTGCACGGTGGACGGCAAGCACGTCATCAACCTGGCGTCAAACAATTATCTGGGCCTGACCACGCATCCCAAGCTGCGCGAAGCGGCGCTGGCGGCCATCAAAAAGTTCGGCGTGGGTTCGGGCGCAGTGCGGACGGTGAGCGGCACCATGAGCATCCACATGGAACTGGAAGAGAAGATCGCTCGCTTCAAAGGCACCGAAGCCTGCGTGGTCTTTCAGTCCGGCTTTGCCGCCAACGCGGGCACGGTTTCGGCCATCCTGGGCCCTGACGATTTCATCATTTCTGACGCGCTGAATCACGCCAGCATCATTGACGGCGCGCGCCTCTCCCGCGCCAAGATCAAGGTCTTCCGCCACAAAGATGTCGCGCATGCGGAAGAGCTGCTCAAGGAAGTTGCCGGCGAACCCGGCCACAAGCTGATCATCACCGACGGCGTCTTTTCCATGGACGGCGACATTGGCCCGCTGCCCGCGCTGTGCGACCTGGCGGACAAATACGGCGCCATCATGATGATTGATGACGCGCACTCCTCCGGCGTGCTGGGCCGCAACGGGCGCGGCACGGTGGACCACTTCGGCGTGCACGGGCGCGTGGACGTGCAGGTGGGGACGCTCTCCAAGGCCATCGGCGCGCTGGGCGGCTACGTCTGCGGATCGAAAGACCTGATTGATTTTCTTTATCACCGCGCGCGGCCGTTCTTGTTTTCCACTTCGCACCCGCCGTCAGTGGCCGCCACTTGCATCGCGGCGTTCGACGTGCTGGAGAGCGAGCCCGAGTTGATGGACAAACTTTGGGCCAACACCCGTTTCTTCAAGAAAGAACTGGGACTGCTGGGCTTCAACATCGGCGGCGGGAACACTCCGGCCAGCGAGACGCCCATCACGCCGGTCATCGTGGGCGAAGGCAAACTGGCAATGGACTTCAGCCGCGAACTGTTCAACGAAGGCGTGTTCGTTCCCGGCATTGCGTTCCCCACCGTGGCGGAAGGCAAAGCCCGCCTGCGGA
- a CDS encoding ABC transporter permease, giving the protein MAFFQTERMMAIVERDLRKFFRSPALMMAAMVFPLVQLIVLGNAFGGKIRDAKLGIVNQDRGPQAIRVIEALRAVQSNARTFQTILYTDEKQMVADVRKGDLNAGLVIPPQFSRDVYEHARPRVGLVLDNTDNFMTATFEQSMTELVGALNQPDFQPRVVQQVALQVVELYPYIEYMKYLLPGSITLAMFVSVMIGGGIVYIDDKARGVHEGYLVTPITKMELVAGLNVAGAMKAMGAGVVLTIIGSLIAGVGGTFQPANLLWLLLLIACTSFAFIAMMFLMMVRVNDPLVPRAMFGILNTLLYFPSGAIYPIQAFPEWLQWIARVDPFSYSVHGFKAVLLKGVGLAAIWPDLLYLSGFAIVTFSLSTLLFKRTL; this is encoded by the coding sequence ATGGCGTTCTTTCAGACTGAACGCATGATGGCCATTGTGGAGCGCGATCTGCGCAAGTTCTTCCGCTCGCCTGCCCTGATGATGGCCGCCATGGTCTTTCCCCTGGTGCAATTGATCGTGCTGGGCAACGCCTTCGGCGGCAAGATTCGCGACGCCAAGCTGGGCATTGTGAACCAGGACCGCGGCCCGCAGGCCATCCGGGTGATTGAAGCGCTGCGCGCGGTGCAGAGCAATGCCCGGACTTTCCAGACCATCCTTTATACCGACGAAAAGCAGATGGTCGCGGACGTGCGCAAGGGCGACCTCAACGCCGGGCTGGTGATTCCGCCGCAGTTCTCGCGTGACGTTTACGAGCACGCGCGACCCCGCGTGGGCCTGGTGCTGGACAACACCGACAACTTCATGACTGCCACCTTTGAGCAGAGCATGACGGAACTCGTTGGGGCGCTCAACCAGCCGGACTTCCAGCCGCGCGTGGTGCAGCAAGTGGCGCTGCAGGTGGTGGAACTCTACCCCTACATCGAGTACATGAAGTATCTGTTGCCGGGTTCGATCACGCTGGCCATGTTCGTGAGCGTGATGATCGGCGGCGGCATTGTGTACATTGACGATAAGGCCCGCGGCGTGCACGAAGGCTATCTGGTCACGCCCATCACCAAAATGGAGTTGGTGGCCGGCCTGAACGTGGCCGGCGCCATGAAAGCCATGGGCGCGGGAGTGGTGCTCACGATCATTGGCTCGCTGATTGCCGGCGTGGGAGGCACTTTTCAGCCCGCCAATCTGCTCTGGCTGCTCTTGCTGATCGCGTGCACGTCCTTCGCGTTCATCGCCATGATGTTCTTGATGATGGTCCGGGTAAACGACCCGCTGGTGCCGCGCGCCATGTTCGGCATCCTGAATACGTTGCTTTACTTCCCCAGCGGCGCCATCTATCCCATTCAGGCTTTTCCTGAATGGTTGCAGTGGATCGCCCGGGTGGACCCGTTCTCATATTCGGTGCACGGGTTCAAGGCAGTGTTGCTCAAAGGCGTGGGACTGGCTGCAATCTGGCCGGACCTGCTGTATCTTAGTGGGTTCGCAATTGTTACGTTCTCGCTCTCCACTCTGTTGTTCAAACGCACTTTGTAG